One genomic region from Argentina anserina chromosome 2, drPotAnse1.1, whole genome shotgun sequence encodes:
- the LOC126783673 gene encoding protein CHROMATIN REMODELING 25 — translation MEDQEEIISLSDSTSTDDYSADPDDSDLDLGEEQEQNEARLQNDAVSVNRRRPKARPPPPSVQDRKSKNVDALLSGNLVVQRQPLLPRVLSVSEGAIVCRKPFKPPCSKGYDDGNDQLARRLSARRRFVPWGGSPSAPFVPAIERLPGDAEKDVVEESVALPPGIEPLVLWQPEELEDGDVNMVQIVVDPLLVRFLRPHQREGVQFMFDCVAGLNGAANIHGCILADDMGLGKTLQSITLLYTLLHQGFDGKPMVKKAIIVTPTSLVSNWEAEIKKWVGDRVHLIALCESTRDDVVSGIDQFTSTRNRLQVLIVSYETFRMHCTKFSHSESCDLLICDEAHRLKNDQTMTNKSLAALSCKRRILLSGTPMQNDLEEFFAMVNFTNPGILGDAAHFRRYYEAPIICGREPNACEEERKLGLERSSELSAKVNQFILRRTNALLSNHLPPKIIEVVCCKLTPLQLDLYNHFIHSKNVKRAISEDTKQTKILAYITALKKLCNHPKLIYDTIKSGSPGTSGFEDCIRFFPPQMFSGRSGSWTGGDGTWVELSGKMHVLARLLAQLRKKTYDRIVLVSNYTQTLDLFAQLCRERRYPYLRLDGSTSISKRQKLVNQFNDQSKDEFAFLLSSKAGGCGLNLIGGNRLVLFDPDWNPANDKQAAARVWRDGQKKRVYIYRFLSTGTIEEKVYQRQMSKEGLQKVIQKEQAKSPMAQGNLSIEDLRDLFTFHENVRSDVHEKMNCIRCQTYHDTPQSITEGDINQSTHESGESDIGGFAEITGCLQKLKSSEKQIGTPLEEDLSNWGHHFFSTSVPDAILQASAGDEVTFVFTNQVDGKLVPIESKASPKMQEEEGKENRFKSKQNLNQKSMLMSWQRKPLESLSSSANTTRSTLSGPFRPSQNPTVKSGITSLKGSVALKPKLSLGNRLPQKRSSPDTIEHDDDFQ, via the exons ATGGAAGACCAAGAAGAAATCATCTCACTCTCCGATTCCACCTCCACCGACGACTACTCCGCCGACCCAGACGACTCCGATCTCGATCTCggagaagaacaagaacaaaacgaAGCTCGCCTCCAAAACGACGCCGTATCCGTCAACCGTCGCAGACCCAAGGCCCGCCCTCCTCCGCCGTCCGTTCAAGACCGCAAATCGAAGAACGTCGATGCTCTCCTCAG CGGCAACCTTGTGGTTCAGAGACAGCCGCTGCTGCCGCGAGTGCTCTCGGTGAGTGAAGGAGCAATAGTGTGTAGGAAGCCTTTTAAGCCGCCGTGCTCCAAAGGCTATGATGATGGAAATGACCAGCTGGCCAGGCGGCTCTCGGCACGCAGAAGGTTTGTTCCCTGGGGAGGTTCACCGAGTGCGCCGTTTGTTCCGGCTATTGAGAGGCTTCCTGGTGACGCTGAGAAAGATGTAGTGGAGGAGAGTGTGGCACTGCCGCCAGGAATTGAGCCTTTGGTGTTGTGGCAACCTGAAGAATTGGAGGATGGGGATGTTAACATGGTGCAGATAGTGGTGGATCCGCTGCTTGTTCGCTTCCTTCGACCACATCAAAG AGAAGGCGTTCAGTTCATGTTTGATTGTGTTGCGGGCTTAAATGGTGCTGCAAATATACATGGATGTATACTTGCAGATGATATGGG TTTGGGAAAGACATTGCAGTCAATCACATTACTTTATACCCTTCTTCACCAAGGGTTTGATGGGAAACCAATGGTTAAAAAGGCCATTATAGTCACTCCCACCAGTCTTGTGAGCAATTGGGAGGCTGAGATAAAGAAGTGGGTCGGTGACAGAGTTCACCTCATTGCACTTTGTGAAAGTACCAGAGATGATGTTGTTTCTGGAATTGATCAGTTCACAAGTACTCGCAACCGTTTGCAG GTCCTAATTGTTTCTTATGAGACATTCCGAATGCATTGCACAAAATTTAGCCACAGTGAATCGTGTGACCTTCTTATATGTGATGAGGCTCACAGGCTAAAGAATGATCAAACGATGACAAATAAA TCGTTGGCCGCTCTTTCATGCAAGCGGAGGATTTTGTTGTCAGGAACTCCAATGCAGAATGATCTAGAAGAGTTCTTTGCCATGGTTAACTTCACTAATCCAGGAATCTTAGGTGATGCTGCACACTTCCGTCGGTACTATGAG GCGCCTATTATTTGTGGAAGAGAACCTAATGCGTGtgaagaagagaggaagctaGGTCTTGAGCGCTCTTCAGAATTAAGTGCAAAAGTCAATCAG TTTATACTGCGGAGGACTAATGCACTGCTTTCAAATCATTTGCCCCCAAAG ATAATTGAAGTTGTCTGTTGCAAGTTAACTCCTCTCCAATTAGACCTTTATAACCATTTTATACATTCCAAAAAT GTTAAACGAGCAATCTCAGAAGACACAAAGCAAACAAAAATATTAGCTTATATAACTGCTTTAAAGAAGCTATGCAATCATCCAAAG CTCATCTATGATACTATAAAAAGTGGAAGTCCGGGAACTTCAGGCTTTGAGGACTGTATTCGCTTTTTTCCTCCACAGATGTTCTCCGGAAG ATCTGGATCATGGACTGGTGGAGATGGCACTTGGGTTGAACTTTCAGGAAAGATGCATGTTTTAGCTAGGTTACTTGCCCAGTTACGAAAGAAGACGTATGACCGAATTGTTCTTGTCTCAAACTATACACAG ACACTGGACCTCTTTGCTCAATTGTGTCGAGAAAGAAGATACCCATATTTGAGGCTTGACGGATCAACATCTATCAGTAAAAGACAGAAGTTAGTGAACCAATTTAATGACCAATCGAAG GATGAATTTGCGTTCCTCTTAAGCAGTAAGGCTGGAGGCTGTGGTCTCAATTTGATAGGTGGAAATCGACTGGTGTTATTTGATCCTGATTGGAATCCAGCCAATGATAAACAA GCTGCTGCTAGAGTTTGGAGGGATGGgcaaaagaagagagtatacATTTATAGATTTTTGAGTACAGGAACAATTGAAGAAAAG GTTTACCAGCGTCAGATGTCAAAAGAAGGGCTTCAGAAAGTTATTCAGAAGGAACAGGCCAAAAGCCCGATGGCACAG GGGAATCTTTCAATTGAGGACCTACGTGATCTGTTCACATTTCATGAGAATGTGAG gtCTGATGTGCATGAGAAGATGAATTGCATCCGCTGTCAAACATATCATGATACACCTCAGAGTATTACAGAGGGAGATATAAACCAATCAACTCATGAGAGCGGTGAGTCTGATATAGGCGGATTTGCAGAAATCACTGGATGCTTACAGAAGTTAAAGAGCTCAGAGAAGCAG ATCGGGACACCTCTCGAGGAAGATTTAAGTAACTGGGGGCATCATTTCTTCTCCACTTCAGTACCCGATGCTATTCTCCAAGCTTCGGCTGGCGATGAG GtcacttttgtttttacaaaCCAAGTGGATGGGAAGCTTGTGCCTATTGAATCAAAAGCAAGCCCAAAGATgcaggaagaagaaggaaaagagaatcgtttcaaatcaaagcaaaatcTGAATCAGAAATCCATGCTAATGTCTTGGCAAAGAAAACCACTTGAATCTCTTTCTTCAAGTGCAAATACTACCAGAAGCACATTATCCGGCCCTTTCAGGCCCTCGCAAAACCCCACAGTGAAGTCAGGGATAACTTCTTTGAAGGGTTCAGTTGCATTGAAGCCTAAACTTTCTCTTGGGAATCGATTGCCTCAGAAGAGATCTTCTCCTGATACTATTGAACATGATGATGATTTTCAGTAA
- the LOC126783806 gene encoding uncharacterized protein LOC126783806: MDPRISFSNDFADTQQATKHEAIYREAPVSADFEFSVNNFGMIAADEVIFQGTLLPLKDNGTNQGGKTTLRDELLVNDDYGDMFSRPSRSLSRWKERLGLKRSQIVPKKTDRSTHGGLESIVEERRHVFVHEAILISKET; this comes from the coding sequence ATGGATCCTAGAATTTCCTTCTCCAATGACTTTGCAGACACTCAACAAGCCACCAAGCATGAAGCCATCTACAGAGAAGCGCCAGTTTCAGCAGATTTCGAGTTCTCTGTGAACAATTTTGGTATGATAGCTGCCGATGAAGTCATATTTCAGGGAACATTGTTGCCCTTGAAGGACAATGGTACCAACCAGGGAGGAAAGACTACTTTAAGAGATGAGTTACTGGTTAATGATGATTATGGAGACATGTTTTCGAGGCCATCAAGGAGTTTAAGCCGATGGAAGGAGCGATTGGGACTCAAGAGGTCTCAGATTGTTCCTAAGAAAACAGATAGGAGTACTCATGGGGGTCTGGAAAGCATTGTTGAAGAGAGGAGGCATGTGTTTGTTCATGAGGCTATACTTATTAGCAAGGAAACCTAG